The nucleotide window CGCCGATAATACGGAATTGCTCCTGACTTTCTAGATCGTCAATAAAGTAACGCTGCATCACAGCACCCGCTTTCGAAAAAAGCTGTTTTAAAAAGACAGAAAAAAGGGGTTAAGCTGTTCCCCTTTTTTCTTCATTATTTCTTTTTCCCGATAATCGCAACCCAGTCTTCCATTGTCATAATCTCTTCTATTTCAAAGCCAGCATTGATCATTGCATCCTTGACGACTTCTTTCTTCTGCTGGATGATCCCTGAAGTTATGAAATGACCGCCACTCTTGACAATCTTTCCGGCATCGTCCGCAAAACGCAGGATGACCTCTGCGAGAATATTAGCGACAACAATGTCGGCCCCTTCTGCAACTCCATCAAGAAGGTTGTTTTGTGAAATGGTTGCAACATCATGGACTTTGTTCAGCTTAAGGTTGAGTTTTGCCACCTGGACCGCTACATCATCGAGGTCCATCGCTTCCACTTTTTCAGCACCCAGTTTCGCTGCGGCAATACTAAGTACACCTGAACCTGTTCCAACATCAACGACCCGGTCGCCAGGACGAACTGTTCTTTCCAGCGCCTGGATACACATGACGGTAGTTGGATGGGTCCCGGTCCCAAAAGCCATGCCTGGATCAAGCTCGATGATCAGTTCATCCGTATTCACTGGAGTGTACTCCTCCCAGGTAGGGACAATCGTGAACTTTTCGGAAATCTTCACAGGATTATAGTACTTTTTCCAGGCA belongs to Mesobacillus sp. AQ2 and includes:
- the prmA gene encoding 50S ribosomal protein L11 methyltransferase, encoding MKWSEISILTTNEAVEPISNILHEAGASGVVIEDPLELVKEREDQFGEIYQLNPDDYPEEGVIVKAYLPVNSFLGETVDEIKEAINNLIIYNIDIGLNKVSISEVNEEEWATAWKKYYNPVKISEKFTIVPTWEEYTPVNTDELIIELDPGMAFGTGTHPTTVMCIQALERTVRPGDRVVDVGTGSGVLSIAAAKLGAEKVEAMDLDDVAVQVAKLNLKLNKVHDVATISQNNLLDGVAEGADIVVANILAEVILRFADDAGKIVKSGGHFITSGIIQQKKEVVKDAMINAGFEIEEIMTMEDWVAIIGKKK